One segment of Methanolinea mesophila DNA contains the following:
- a CDS encoding CDC48 family AAA ATPase, with product MTDKDYFEVVVKEAARDDAGRGIARLSIEVMRGLGLVSGDVIEIQGKKKATAIVWPGFAQDSGQGIIRIDGTVRGNAGSGVDERVRIRKIEVGFARKVVIQPTQPIRLVGGEQYLARMLRGRSVMEGQSVRVDVIGNAITLVISKVVPKGIAVVTDDTEIELKETPYQPEEEKKGEVSDVHYEDIGGLSRELEMVREMIELPLRHPELFERLGIEPPKGVLLYGPPGTGKTLIAKAVANEVDAHFISLSGPEIMSKYYGESEGKLREVFDEAQENSPAIIFIDEIDSIAPKREDTKGEVERRVVAQLLSLMDGLKARGQVMVIAATNLPDAIDPALRRGGRFDREIEIGIPDKKGRMEIFQVHTRGVPLADDVNVEEYADNTHGFVGADIALLVKEAAMHALRKVIPKIEIDEEIPSEMLEQLRVTKEDFDEARKHVEPSAMREVLVEVPDLSWDDVGGLDDVKQELKEAVEWPLKYPGVFAKLDTKPPKGILLFGPPGTGKTLLAKAVANESECNFISVKGPELLSKWVGESEKGVREVFRKARMAAPAIIFFDEVDALIPRRGTYVGSSHVTESVVSQILTELDGLEELKDVTVIGATNRPDMIDPAIMRPGRMERHIYVPPPDKEGRKKIFEVYLRNAGALLASDVDIDQLVAETENYVGADIEALVRQAKLQAMREFISVMAGKGTQEMEDAISNVRLTRKHFEDAEKKVRGSLDRDTLESSERQSWEMLYNSDQREILENAAATLKQAELRRDHTVDTTGLREVTFARNKDFNEIRRRTHEVEAQLKN from the coding sequence ATGACAGATAAGGATTACTTTGAGGTAGTGGTCAAGGAGGCGGCCCGGGACGATGCCGGACGGGGTATCGCGCGCCTCTCGATCGAAGTGATGCGGGGACTGGGGCTGGTCAGCGGCGACGTGATAGAGATCCAGGGCAAGAAGAAGGCTACCGCGATTGTGTGGCCCGGATTCGCCCAGGATTCCGGCCAGGGCATCATCCGGATCGACGGGACGGTCCGGGGCAACGCCGGTTCAGGCGTCGACGAACGTGTCAGGATCAGGAAGATCGAGGTCGGGTTTGCCAGGAAAGTGGTGATCCAGCCGACCCAGCCCATCCGTCTGGTGGGAGGGGAGCAGTACCTCGCGAGAATGCTCCGGGGCCGGTCGGTGATGGAGGGCCAGAGCGTCCGGGTGGACGTGATCGGCAATGCCATCACCCTGGTCATCTCCAAGGTGGTCCCCAAGGGGATCGCGGTGGTCACCGACGATACCGAGATCGAACTGAAGGAGACGCCCTACCAGCCGGAGGAAGAAAAGAAGGGCGAGGTCTCTGACGTGCACTACGAGGACATCGGCGGCCTCTCCCGGGAACTGGAGATGGTGCGGGAGATGATCGAGCTCCCGCTCCGCCACCCCGAGCTCTTCGAACGGCTGGGGATCGAACCTCCCAAGGGAGTCCTGCTCTACGGGCCGCCGGGGACGGGAAAGACGCTCATCGCCAAGGCGGTCGCAAACGAGGTGGACGCCCACTTCATCTCCCTCTCCGGCCCGGAGATCATGAGCAAGTACTACGGGGAGAGCGAGGGCAAGCTCCGCGAGGTCTTTGACGAGGCCCAGGAGAACTCCCCGGCGATCATCTTCATCGACGAGATCGATTCCATCGCCCCGAAGAGGGAGGATACCAAGGGAGAGGTGGAACGAAGGGTGGTGGCCCAGCTCCTCTCCCTGATGGACGGGTTGAAGGCGAGGGGCCAGGTGATGGTCATCGCGGCCACCAACCTCCCCGACGCCATCGACCCGGCGCTTCGCAGGGGCGGGCGGTTCGACAGGGAGATCGAGATAGGCATCCCGGACAAAAAGGGGAGGATGGAGATCTTCCAGGTCCACACCCGGGGGGTCCCCCTGGCCGATGACGTGAACGTGGAAGAGTATGCGGACAACACCCACGGGTTCGTGGGGGCCGATATCGCCCTCCTGGTAAAAGAAGCGGCGATGCACGCCCTCCGGAAGGTCATCCCCAAGATTGAGATCGACGAGGAGATCCCGTCGGAGATGCTCGAGCAGCTCCGGGTGACCAAGGAAGACTTTGACGAGGCGAGGAAGCACGTGGAACCGAGCGCCATGCGCGAGGTCCTGGTGGAGGTCCCGGACCTCTCCTGGGACGACGTGGGCGGGCTCGACGACGTGAAACAGGAGTTGAAAGAGGCGGTGGAGTGGCCGTTGAAGTACCCGGGGGTGTTCGCGAAACTCGACACCAAGCCCCCGAAGGGCATCCTGCTCTTCGGGCCGCCCGGCACGGGGAAGACGCTCCTCGCCAAGGCGGTCGCGAACGAGAGCGAGTGCAACTTCATCTCGGTGAAAGGGCCGGAGCTCCTCTCAAAGTGGGTCGGGGAGTCTGAGAAGGGAGTGCGGGAGGTCTTCCGCAAGGCACGGATGGCCGCCCCGGCGATCATCTTCTTCGACGAGGTCGACGCCCTTATCCCCCGGCGGGGGACCTACGTGGGATCCTCCCACGTGACCGAGAGCGTGGTCTCCCAGATCCTGACCGAGCTGGACGGGCTCGAAGAGCTCAAGGATGTCACGGTGATCGGGGCGACCAACAGGCCCGATATGATCGACCCGGCGATCATGCGTCCGGGCCGGATGGAGCGGCACATCTACGTCCCTCCGCCGGACAAGGAAGGCAGGAAGAAGATCTTCGAGGTCTACCTGCGGAACGCCGGGGCCCTGCTCGCGAGCGACGTGGACATCGACCAGCTCGTTGCCGAGACCGAGAACTATGTAGGTGCGGACATCGAAGCGCTGGTACGGCAGGCCAAGCTCCAGGCCATGAGGGAGTTCATCTCCGTGATGGCGGGCAAAGGCACGCAGGAGATGGAGGACGCCATCTCGAACGTGCGCCTGACCCGGAAGCACTTCGAGGACGCGGAGAAGAAAGTCAGGGGGTCGCTCGACCGCGACACCCTGGAATCTTCCGAGCGGCAGTCCTGGGAGATGCTCTACAACTCCGACCAGAGGGAGATCCTTGAGAACGCGGCCGCCACCTTAAAACAGGCGGAACTGCGGAGAGACCACACGGTAGATACCACCGGACTCCGGGAAGTCACCTTTGCCCGGAACAAAGACTTCAATGAGATCAGGCGCCGGACGCATGAAGTGGAGGCGCAGCTGAAAAATTAG
- a CDS encoding Hsp20/alpha crystallin family protein — MSDKTNDAYKRIEDMIRELMQQAEDGEGHPIFIGMKIVVPPGSFPGIPPSGGPGGRGNSTEPEIEVHRLGSHVTLVTELPGMSAENVQVLFRDNRVFIWAKDQERQYRTGAEVPPADKKTVEISFRHGVLEVSYQIAAKEQENPSSEG, encoded by the coding sequence ATGAGCGACAAGACAAACGACGCATACAAACGGATCGAGGACATGATCCGGGAACTGATGCAGCAGGCCGAGGACGGCGAAGGCCACCCTATATTCATCGGGATGAAGATCGTCGTCCCCCCCGGGAGCTTCCCCGGCATCCCCCCTTCGGGAGGACCTGGCGGCCGCGGAAATTCCACCGAACCGGAGATCGAGGTGCACCGGCTCGGAAGCCACGTGACCCTGGTGACCGAGCTCCCGGGTATGTCGGCCGAGAACGTCCAGGTACTGTTCCGGGACAACCGGGTCTTCATCTGGGCCAAGGACCAGGAACGGCAGTATCGCACCGGTGCGGAGGTCCCGCCGGCGGACAAGAAGACCGTGGAGATCTCCTTCCGCCACGGGGTATTGGAAGTCTCCTACCAGATTGCGGCAAAAGAGCAGGAAAATCCCTCATCTGAAGGATAA
- the fbp gene encoding fructose-1,6-bisphosphate aldolase/phosphatase produces the protein MPKTTISVIKADVGSYPGHSRTHPKLLEKATRMLKEQEGKLLIDSFVTHCGDDLELIMTHTRGEDNVEIHKLAWEVFMECTKIAREMKLYGAGQDMLADAFSGNVKGMGPGVAEMEFEERGSDPVLVFMADKTEPGAWNFYLYKIFADPFSNPGLVIDPTMHEGFVFEVHDVIDKRVVEFKTPEESYSLLAYIGAPSRYVVKAVRRKDGVIAASTSTQRLNLMAGRYVGKDDPVMIVRAQSGLPSVGEVIDPFTIPTIVAGWMRGSHHGPFMPVGLPDANCARFDGPPRVICLGFQVCNGKLIGPADMFDDPSYDRVRDRCNEIADVLRAMGPFEPHRLSLEEMEYTTLPIVEKTLKNRWKPLPE, from the coding sequence ATGCCAAAGACCACCATTTCTGTGATAAAAGCCGATGTGGGTAGCTATCCCGGCCACTCCAGGACTCATCCGAAACTCCTTGAGAAGGCGACCAGGATGCTGAAAGAGCAGGAGGGGAAGCTGCTCATCGACTCGTTCGTCACCCACTGCGGGGACGACCTTGAACTGATCATGACCCACACCCGGGGCGAGGATAACGTCGAGATCCACAAGCTTGCCTGGGAGGTCTTTATGGAATGCACCAAGATCGCCAGGGAGATGAAACTCTACGGTGCAGGCCAGGACATGCTCGCCGACGCGTTCTCGGGCAACGTGAAAGGAATGGGGCCGGGCGTTGCGGAGATGGAGTTCGAGGAGCGGGGGTCCGACCCGGTGCTGGTGTTCATGGCCGACAAGACCGAGCCCGGCGCATGGAATTTTTACCTGTACAAGATATTTGCAGACCCGTTCTCCAATCCCGGCCTGGTGATCGACCCCACGATGCACGAGGGGTTCGTCTTCGAGGTGCACGATGTCATCGACAAGAGGGTGGTCGAGTTCAAGACTCCGGAGGAGTCCTACAGCCTGCTCGCGTACATCGGGGCTCCCTCCCGGTACGTGGTCAAGGCGGTCCGGAGGAAGGACGGCGTGATCGCCGCGTCGACCTCCACCCAGCGGTTAAACCTTATGGCAGGCAGGTACGTCGGCAAGGACGATCCTGTCATGATTGTCCGGGCCCAGAGCGGTCTTCCCTCCGTGGGAGAAGTGATCGATCCCTTCACCATCCCGACCATTGTTGCAGGGTGGATGCGCGGGTCACACCACGGGCCCTTTATGCCGGTAGGTCTTCCGGACGCCAATTGCGCCCGGTTCGACGGCCCGCCGAGGGTGATATGCCTGGGGTTCCAGGTCTGCAACGGGAAGCTGATCGGGCCGGCCGACATGTTCGACGACCCGTCCTATGACCGGGTCCGCGACCGGTGCAACGAGATTGCCGATGTGCTCAGGGCAATGGGCCCGTTCGAGCCCCACCGGCTCTCCCTGGAGGAGATGGAATACACCACTCTCCCCATCGTGGAAAAGACCCTGAAAAACAGGTGGAAGCCCCTCCCCGAGTAA
- a CDS encoding LSM domain-containing protein, whose protein sequence is MVNGIVLPIKKVFSLVDSKIIVEIKDDPRKLQGRLVAVDEYLNLHMDETIEMEDNQRGRTLGTVVIRGNNILSISPIL, encoded by the coding sequence ATGGTTAACGGAATTGTGCTTCCTATAAAAAAGGTATTTTCTCTCGTTGATTCCAAAATTATCGTGGAAATAAAGGATGATCCCCGAAAGCTCCAGGGTCGCCTGGTTGCGGTGGACGAGTACCTGAATCTCCATATGGACGAGACAATCGAGATGGAGGACAACCAGCGCGGACGCACCCTCGGAACCGTGGTGATCCGGGGGAACAACATCCTTTCCATCTCCCCAATCCTCTAA
- a CDS encoding helix-turn-helix transcriptional regulator yields MTNPADDALKVIQSHPEGVLQSELWKILDVDSRKCSRIVKRLLDSGLIERIEYKKDGIKTYVLKATRRPVDPCKILAGDELVPCIGCDEECNAQECHRLMDWMYQLAICEAEE; encoded by the coding sequence ATGACAAACCCGGCAGATGATGCACTCAAGGTGATCCAGTCCCATCCGGAGGGGGTACTCCAGAGCGAACTCTGGAAGATCCTCGATGTGGACAGCAGGAAATGCTCGCGGATCGTGAAGAGGCTGCTCGACAGCGGCCTCATCGAGCGGATCGAATACAAAAAAGACGGCATAAAGACCTATGTCCTGAAAGCGACCCGACGACCAGTGGACCCCTGCAAGATCCTCGCCGGGGACGAGCTCGTTCCCTGTATCGGCTGCGACGAGGAGTGCAATGCCCAGGAATGTCACCGCCTGATGGACTGGATGTACCAGCTCGCGATCTGCGAGGCGGAAGAGTAG
- a CDS encoding CPBP family intramembrane glutamic endopeptidase, translated as MSERISEQKRHRPWFGWNPGPDTSMAFLTGIIWIGAYYLLTHFSDPPLSTLYGILAMLLVVVVPVWWFCLHRGRPLRELGITGLRWKESLLVSIIVAVPFFWLIAGQYGSMGAEVLAPQIVANALILWEPFFVFCWLELRFGEAFGIIPGILLAGLFFGAYHIGTYPPAAVGVLALYGILFAAIFRLTDNLLSMWPIAWAASSAKGTLAGGMLFAWNDVTQVALVLLLQLAFIGWIWRNWGTDRGRSSVEAGQARRSREDPER; from the coding sequence ATGTCGGAACGCATCAGCGAGCAGAAGAGGCACCGGCCGTGGTTCGGATGGAATCCCGGACCCGACACCTCCATGGCCTTCCTTACCGGGATCATCTGGATCGGTGCCTACTACCTGCTCACTCACTTCAGCGATCCCCCGCTGTCGACACTCTACGGGATCCTGGCGATGCTCCTCGTGGTGGTGGTCCCGGTCTGGTGGTTCTGCCTGCACCGGGGGCGCCCGCTCCGCGAACTTGGTATCACCGGCCTGCGCTGGAAGGAGAGCCTCCTGGTCAGCATCATCGTGGCGGTCCCCTTTTTCTGGCTCATCGCGGGACAGTACGGGAGTATGGGTGCGGAGGTGCTCGCCCCCCAGATCGTCGCGAATGCCCTGATCCTGTGGGAACCCTTCTTTGTGTTCTGCTGGCTCGAACTTCGTTTCGGCGAGGCGTTCGGGATAATTCCCGGAATTCTCCTGGCAGGCCTGTTCTTCGGCGCCTACCACATCGGCACGTATCCTCCGGCGGCCGTGGGGGTACTTGCGCTCTATGGTATCCTTTTTGCGGCGATATTCCGGCTCACGGACAACCTCCTCTCCATGTGGCCGATCGCCTGGGCCGCATCTTCTGCGAAAGGAACTCTCGCCGGAGGGATGCTCTTTGCCTGGAACGATGTCACCCAGGTTGCCCTGGTGCTTCTCCTGCAACTTGCGTTTATCGGGTGGATCTGGAGAAACTGGGGAACGGATCGGGGTAGGTCTTCCGTCGAGGCCGGACAGGCAAGAAGATCACGTGAAGATCCGGAAAGGTGA
- a CDS encoding MFS transporter codes for MTEEYSSGSKRMVRLTAALGSAAAPFMVASIIVASPEIGREFSADVVLLGWVTAAFFLTAASFLIPFGRIADIRGAKKVFTTGLAMYVVSAVISAAAPDIYVLIAGRALTGIGAAMIFGTSIALLSLVFPPHERGKAIGINVTAMFVGFVSGLLLGGLLTTYVGWRSIFLVVAVIAVADLALILTRVRGECEIARINDYDPLGMVLCTGGILLSVYGLSGVGNTPGRLALVAGLLVLGAFFIRERHTPHPLVHRGFGTVTFAASAVTNIIFNGGSFAVSFLLSLYFQYVDAIDPALTGVLLIVPQVFTVLIGPFSGALSDRISPRLVAAAGALVNGLGVLLLVSLGAGTPLVLVILSLALNGVGIALFMPSVITWAMAVIPGEYTGVASGITETSRLAGITVSNAVVIIVFGVFMGGAQVTLAEIPAFLASTRACFLVYLGLSVAAAIVAVLVYRREHRHVSTKEEIPG; via the coding sequence ATGACCGAAGAGTACTCGTCCGGGAGCAAGCGGATGGTGAGGCTGACCGCCGCCCTCGGGTCGGCGGCGGCACCGTTCATGGTGGCCTCGATCATCGTCGCTTCCCCTGAGATAGGCAGGGAATTCTCGGCCGACGTGGTGCTCCTGGGCTGGGTGACCGCTGCGTTCTTCCTTACCGCGGCATCGTTCCTGATCCCGTTCGGGAGGATCGCCGATATCCGGGGGGCAAAGAAGGTGTTTACCACCGGGCTCGCCATGTACGTGGTCTCAGCGGTCATCTCGGCCGCTGCGCCCGATATCTATGTACTGATTGCCGGGCGTGCCCTTACCGGGATCGGGGCGGCGATGATATTCGGTACCTCGATCGCCCTGCTCTCCCTGGTGTTCCCCCCGCACGAGCGGGGGAAGGCGATCGGGATTAATGTCACCGCCATGTTCGTGGGGTTCGTATCAGGACTCCTCCTCGGCGGACTGCTCACCACCTACGTCGGGTGGAGGAGCATCTTCCTCGTGGTCGCGGTGATCGCGGTCGCCGACCTCGCACTCATCCTCACCCGGGTCCGGGGAGAGTGCGAAATTGCGAGGATCAATGATTACGACCCCCTGGGGATGGTGCTCTGCACAGGCGGGATCCTGCTCTCCGTCTATGGACTCTCCGGGGTAGGGAACACCCCTGGGAGGCTCGCGCTTGTCGCCGGGCTCCTCGTCCTCGGTGCATTTTTCATCCGGGAGCGGCACACCCCCCACCCCCTGGTCCACCGCGGGTTCGGAACTGTTACGTTTGCGGCCTCTGCGGTTACGAACATCATCTTCAACGGCGGTTCTTTCGCCGTTTCATTCCTGTTGTCGCTCTATTTCCAGTATGTCGACGCGATCGATCCCGCCCTCACCGGGGTGCTGCTGATCGTACCCCAGGTGTTCACCGTCCTGATTGGTCCGTTCTCCGGCGCCCTCTCCGACCGCATATCCCCCCGGCTGGTCGCCGCGGCGGGTGCCCTGGTGAACGGGCTCGGAGTGCTCCTGCTGGTTTCCCTCGGTGCGGGCACCCCCCTCGTCCTTGTCATACTCTCGCTGGCGCTGAACGGTGTCGGCATCGCATTGTTCATGCCCTCCGTGATCACCTGGGCGATGGCCGTCATCCCGGGCGAATACACCGGTGTCGCATCAGGGATCACCGAGACCTCGCGGCTCGCCGGGATCACGGTGAGCAATGCGGTGGTGATCATCGTGTTCGGCGTTTTCATGGGCGGGGCCCAGGTCACCCTCGCTGAGATCCCGGCGTTCCTCGCCTCGACCCGGGCATGTTTCCTGGTCTACCTGGGGCTCTCGGTCGCCGCGGCGATAGTCGCCGTACTCGTCTACCGGAGGGAACACAGGCACGTTTCCACGAAGGAAGAAATTCCCGGATAA
- a CDS encoding FmdE family protein, producing the protein MIQEPVPFEEVVAFHGHRCPGLALGYRAARIAMEELHATRSGDEDLLAIVENDACGVDAIQYVTGCTLGKGNLIFWDFGKQVYTFVNRTTGDAVRISQRTEFANRRRAQGSEDLRAKVVAGTATAEEETAFRHQANQTVEEILAMPGEEIYRIEHVRAEVPERARIFLSHPCAVCGEMVSESRARVKDGKIVCLPCAGEYTRGWC; encoded by the coding sequence ATGATACAGGAACCAGTCCCGTTCGAAGAGGTCGTGGCATTTCACGGGCACCGTTGCCCGGGGCTCGCCCTCGGATACCGCGCCGCACGGATCGCCATGGAGGAACTGCATGCGACCCGATCGGGGGATGAAGACCTTCTCGCCATCGTGGAGAACGATGCCTGCGGGGTGGACGCGATCCAGTACGTGACCGGGTGCACCCTCGGGAAGGGCAACCTGATCTTCTGGGACTTCGGAAAACAGGTGTATACGTTTGTCAACCGCACGACCGGCGATGCGGTCAGGATCTCCCAGAGAACCGAATTTGCGAACCGGAGGAGGGCACAGGGTTCGGAGGACCTCCGGGCGAAGGTCGTGGCGGGAACCGCGACGGCAGAGGAGGAGACCGCGTTCCGCCACCAGGCGAACCAGACCGTGGAAGAGATCCTGGCGATGCCGGGCGAAGAGATCTACCGGATCGAACATGTCCGGGCGGAGGTGCCCGAACGGGCAAGGATCTTCCTGTCTCATCCGTGTGCGGTCTGCGGCGAGATGGTCTCCGAGTCACGGGCACGGGTGAAGGACGGGAAGATCGTGTGCCTCCCCTGTGCGGGGGAGTATACCCGCGGATGGTGCTGA